A genome region from Numida meleagris isolate 19003 breed g44 Domestic line chromosome 14, NumMel1.0, whole genome shotgun sequence includes the following:
- the HIP1R gene encoding huntingtin-interacting protein 1-related protein isoform X3, protein MNSIKSVPARVLSRRAGHSLEAEREQFDKNQAISISKAINTQEAPVKEKHARRIILGTHHEKGAFTFWSYAIGLPLPSSSILSWKFCHVLHKVLRDGHPNVLQDCQRYRSNIREVGDLWGHLHDRYGQLVSIYTRLLLTKISFHAKHPEFPAGLEVSDEVLEKTAGTDVNNIFQLTVELFDYLDCELKLSESVFRQLNTSMAVSQMSAVQCRLAPLIQVIQDCSHLYHYAVKLMFKLHSCLPADTLQGHRDRFHEQFRSLKNFFKKASDMLYFKRLIQIPRLPESPPNFLRASALAEHVKPVVVIPEEAPEDEEPENLIEISTASTTEPQITSDIFEQTFGPPNGIRDDRDAQIESLKREVDMLRAEMEKIKLEAQRYVTQLKAQVNSLEGEVEEQRKQKQKALVDNEQLRDELERLQQAKQDSEQSLRLCAEAEKKANATEIRYTKLKEKHSELINTHAELLRKNADTAKQLTVTQQSQEEVARVKEQLAFQVEQVKREAELKLEDQSVQMEQLRQELEARRDELDQAQRSLSHAKQAGTELSAQLETLQAEKEQLRRSVSEKECELLSVHSLVQEKELQLSQEADKASREICELQGRLLEKSNQEQSLQQKLLDEQFSILQETVREAEGILCDAMAKLDDPLHVRCTSSPDYLLSRAEAALESTDALESGHAQCCSAGGGPGPLCSPDGRHHRQWQCHIPPGSHRPR, encoded by the exons ATGAACAGCATCAAGAGCGTTCCCGCACGGGTGCTGAGCCGGCGGGCCGGGCACAGCCTGGAGGCGGAGAGGGAGCAGTTCGATAAGAACCAG GCCATCAGCATCAGCAAAGCCATCAACACGCAGGAGGCGCCGGTGAAGGAGAAGCATGCGCGCC GGATCATTCTGGGGACGCACCACGAGAAGGGCGCCTTCACCTTCTGGTCCTACGCCATCgggctgcccctgcccagcagctccatTCTCAGCTGGAAGTTCTGCCATGTCCTGCACAAAGTCCTGCGCGATGGCCACCCCAAT GTCCTGCAGGACTGCCAGCGGTACCGCAGCAACATCCGCGAGGTGGGAGACCTGTGG GGCCACTTGCACGACCGCTATGGGCAGCTGGTGAGCATCTACACGCGGCTGCTGCTCACCAAGATCTCCTTCCATGCCAAG CACCCCGAGTTCCCCGCAGGCCTCGAGGTCTCGGATGAGGTCCTGGAAAAGACAGCAGGGACAGATGTGAATAACAT CTTCCAGCTGACGGTGGAGCTCTTCGACTACCTGGACTGCGAGCTGAAGCTGTCCGAGTCAG TTTTCCGGCAGCTCAACACCTCCATGGCGGTGTCGCAGATGTCGGCGGTGCAGTGCCGCCTGGCccccctcatccaggtcatccAGGACTGCAGCCACCTCTACCACTACGCCGTCAAGCTCATGTTCAAGCTGCACTCCT GTCTGCCGGCCGACACACTGCAGGGCCACCGAGACCGCTTCCACGAGCAGTTCCGCAG CCTCAAAAACTTCTTTAAGAAGGCCTCTGACATGCTGTATTTCAAGCGGCTCATCCAGATTCCCCGGCTGCCCGAG AGCCCCCCGAACTTCTTGCGGGCCTCGGCGCTGGCGGAGCACGTGAAGCCAGTGGTCGTCATCCCCGAGGAGGCCCCTGAGGATGAGGAGCCGGAGAACCTCATCGAGATCAGCACAGCCTCCACCACGGAGCCACAG ATCACCTCGGATATCTTTGAGCAAACCTTCGGGCCTCCCAATGGCATTCGGGATGACAG GGACGCACAGATCGAGAGCCTGAAGAGGGAGGTGGACATGCTCCGTGCCGAGATGGAGAAGATCAAGCTGGAG GCGCAGCGCTACGTCACGCAGCTCAAGGCACAGGTGAACAGCCTGGAGGGAGAAGTGGAGGAGCAGCgcaagcagaagcagaaggcGCTGGTGGACAACGAGCAGCTCCGGGACGAGCTGGAGAGGTTGCAGCAGGCGAAGCAGGACAGCGAGCAGTCCCTGCGACTCTGCGCCGAGGCGGAAA AGAAAGCCAACGCCACCGAGATCCGCTACAcgaagctgaaggagaagcacAGCGAGCTCATCAACACTCACGCTGAGCTCCTGAGGAAG AACGCCGACACGGCCAAGCAGCTGACGGTGAcgcagcagagccaggaggagGTGGCACGCGTCAAGGAGCAGCTGGCGTTTCAGGTTGAGCAGGTCAAGCGGGAAGCGGAGCTGAAG CTGGAGGACCAGAGCGTGCAGATGGAGCAGCTGCggcaggagctggaggcacGGCGGGATGAGCTGGACCAGGCCCAGCGCTCGCTCAGCCACGCCAAGCAG GCAGGCACCGAGCTCAGCGCCCAGCTAGAGACCCTGCAGGCCgagaaggagcagctgaggcgGTCGGTGAGCGAGAAGGAGTGTGAGCTGCTCTCGGTGCACAGCCTCGTCCaggagaaggagctgcagctgagccagGAGGCTGACAAGGCCTCCAGGGAGATCTGcgagctgcagggcaggctgctggagaag AGCAATcaggagcagagcctgcagcagaagctgctggatGAGCAGTTCAGCATCCTGCAGGAGACAGTACGAGAGGCCGAGGGTATCCTCTGCGACGCGATGGCCAAGCTGGACGACCCGCTGCACGTCCGCTGCACCAGCTCCCCGG ATTACCTGCTCAGCCGGGCAGAGGCAGCGCTGGAGTCCACGGATGCCCTGGAGAGCGGGCACGCGCA ATGCTGCAGCGCTGGTGGGGGCCCTGGCCCTCTTTGCTCACCTGACGGCCGACACCATCGTCAATGGCAGTGCCACATCCCACCTGGCTCCCACCGACCACGCTGA
- the LOC110406295 gene encoding uncharacterized protein LOC110406295 isoform X2 — translation MIQQRDLEVLCVSLESSQELRQKHQKEARERSVGMAFPDSNSKTDSVRTEGAHRICTERGTAQVPKSRVRITSVMCEVDNRLRLDASDLEKTTSAHLHRCQKDVEGLAVCVEEEEKQDVASSSDELDSKLFNEANNARLLRNREISVNKEESRDQQTFESSSPEHWLNINYRADLRNTLIQNTITSDKTGNENKAWEEGTGILFSQKDKETPIATHKSECNAFSNNLVVNEDAWWKPISDQEWLEIFKPRRGNGSKWQRKECNSFKTSEEMESASSKRMPVPPSVLAESQQMVAGLEPCDLLHTSSHCSPNNSSINNGIYCSSTAEFRQPSLQKPLTGCSYLLQKKMLKLPFFSL, via the exons ATGATACAGCAGCGTGACTTGGAGGTTCTTTGTGTCAGTTTGGAGAGCTCTCAGGAATTAAGGCAAAAGCATCAAAAGGAGGCACGAGAGAGGAG TGTGGGTATGGCATTCCCTGACAGTAACAGCAAGACAGACTCAGTTAGGACTGAAGGTGCCCACAGGATATGCACGGAGCGTGGAACTGCACAGGTTCCAAAAAGCAGGGTAAGAATCACCTCTGTGATGTGTGAAGTAGATAATAGACTGCGACTGGATGCATCGGACTTGGAGAAAACTACCTCAGCTCACTTACATCGGTGTCAAAAAGATGTGGAAGGTTTGGCTGTCTgtgtggaagaagaggaaaagcaggatGTTGCATCAAGTTCTGATGAGCTAGACAGCAAACTATTTAATGAGGCAAACAACGCGAGGCTGTTGAGAAACAGGGAAATATCTGTgaacaaagaggaaagcagagacCAGCAAACTTTTGAGTCATCTTCACCTGAACATTGGCTTAACATCAATTATAGGGCAGATTTGCGAAATACCTTGATCCAGAACACCATCACATCTGACAAGACtggtaatgaaaataaagcctgGGAAGAGGGGACTGGAATTCTGTTTAGCCAAAAAGACAAAGAGACTCCTATTGCAACTCACAAATCTGAATGTAATGCCTTTAGTAATAACTTGGTCGTAAATGAAGATGCATGGTGGAAGCCAATATCAGATCAAGAGTGGCTGGAGATTTTCAAACCCCGAAGAGGAAATGGAAGTAAATGGCAGAGAAAAGAGTGCAACTCTTTCAAGACTTCAGAGGAGATGGAGAGTGCTAGTTCTAAAAG GATGCCAGTTCCCCCATCAGTATTGGCTGAATCTCAACAGATGGTTGCTGGCCTGGAGCCTTGCGATCTCCTCCACACAAGCTCTCACTGCAGTCCaaacaacagcagcattaaCAACGGCATTTACTGCTCATCTACAGCTGAATTTAG ACAACCGAGCTTGCAGAAACCCCTCACAGGATGCAGTTATCTGCTTCAGAAGAAGATGCTTAAGCTCccattcttttctctgtga
- the LOC110406295 gene encoding uncharacterized protein LOC110406295 isoform X1: protein MIQQRDLEVLCVSLESSQELRQKHQKEARERSVGMAFPDSNSKTDSVRTEGAHRICTERGTAQVPKSRVRITSVMCEVDNRLRLDASDLEKTTSAHLHRCQKDVEGLAVCVEEEEKQDVASSSDELDSKLFNEANNARLLRNREISVNKEESRDQQTFESSSPEHWLNINYRADLRNTLIQNTITSDKTGNENKAWEEGTGILFSQKDKETPIATHKSECNAFSNNLVVNEDAWWKPISDQEWLEIFKPRRGNGSKWQRKECNSFKTSEEMESASSKRMPVPPSVLAESQQMVAGLEPCDLLHTSSHCSPNNSSINNGIYCSSTAEFRWLGRVIVNMVLDLCNDNMINNALFVLCCRTCFYMA from the exons ATGATACAGCAGCGTGACTTGGAGGTTCTTTGTGTCAGTTTGGAGAGCTCTCAGGAATTAAGGCAAAAGCATCAAAAGGAGGCACGAGAGAGGAG TGTGGGTATGGCATTCCCTGACAGTAACAGCAAGACAGACTCAGTTAGGACTGAAGGTGCCCACAGGATATGCACGGAGCGTGGAACTGCACAGGTTCCAAAAAGCAGGGTAAGAATCACCTCTGTGATGTGTGAAGTAGATAATAGACTGCGACTGGATGCATCGGACTTGGAGAAAACTACCTCAGCTCACTTACATCGGTGTCAAAAAGATGTGGAAGGTTTGGCTGTCTgtgtggaagaagaggaaaagcaggatGTTGCATCAAGTTCTGATGAGCTAGACAGCAAACTATTTAATGAGGCAAACAACGCGAGGCTGTTGAGAAACAGGGAAATATCTGTgaacaaagaggaaagcagagacCAGCAAACTTTTGAGTCATCTTCACCTGAACATTGGCTTAACATCAATTATAGGGCAGATTTGCGAAATACCTTGATCCAGAACACCATCACATCTGACAAGACtggtaatgaaaataaagcctgGGAAGAGGGGACTGGAATTCTGTTTAGCCAAAAAGACAAAGAGACTCCTATTGCAACTCACAAATCTGAATGTAATGCCTTTAGTAATAACTTGGTCGTAAATGAAGATGCATGGTGGAAGCCAATATCAGATCAAGAGTGGCTGGAGATTTTCAAACCCCGAAGAGGAAATGGAAGTAAATGGCAGAGAAAAGAGTGCAACTCTTTCAAGACTTCAGAGGAGATGGAGAGTGCTAGTTCTAAAAG GATGCCAGTTCCCCCATCAGTATTGGCTGAATCTCAACAGATGGTTGCTGGCCTGGAGCCTTGCGATCTCCTCCACACAAGCTCTCACTGCAGTCCaaacaacagcagcattaaCAACGGCATTTACTGCTCATCTACAGCTGAATTTAGGTGGCTGGGAAGAGTCATTGTGAACATGGTGCTTGACCTGTGCAATGATAACATGATAAACAATGCACTCTTCGTGCTTTGCTGTAGAACATGCTTCTACATGGCTTAG
- the LOC110406295 gene encoding uncharacterized protein LOC110406295 isoform X3: protein MIQQRDLEVLCVSLESSQELRQKHQKEARERSVGMAFPDSNSKTDSVRTEGAHRICTERGTAQVPKSRVRITSVMCEVDNRLRLDASDLEKTTSAHLHRCQKDVEGLAVCVEEEEKQDVASSSDELDSKLFNEANNARLLRNREISVNKEESRDQQTFESSSPEHWLNINYRADLRNTLIQNTITSDKTGNENKAWEEGTGILFSQKDKETPIATHKSECNAFSNNLVVNEDAWWKPISDQEWLEIFKPRRGNGSKWQRKECNSFKTSEEMESASSKSVENVNLNSFRLDSPCCLTSTQKGDRPQKCGKFCDADSALDIGNLAVTEPRNRCCNPTITKDASSPISIG, encoded by the exons ATGATACAGCAGCGTGACTTGGAGGTTCTTTGTGTCAGTTTGGAGAGCTCTCAGGAATTAAGGCAAAAGCATCAAAAGGAGGCACGAGAGAGGAG TGTGGGTATGGCATTCCCTGACAGTAACAGCAAGACAGACTCAGTTAGGACTGAAGGTGCCCACAGGATATGCACGGAGCGTGGAACTGCACAGGTTCCAAAAAGCAGGGTAAGAATCACCTCTGTGATGTGTGAAGTAGATAATAGACTGCGACTGGATGCATCGGACTTGGAGAAAACTACCTCAGCTCACTTACATCGGTGTCAAAAAGATGTGGAAGGTTTGGCTGTCTgtgtggaagaagaggaaaagcaggatGTTGCATCAAGTTCTGATGAGCTAGACAGCAAACTATTTAATGAGGCAAACAACGCGAGGCTGTTGAGAAACAGGGAAATATCTGTgaacaaagaggaaagcagagacCAGCAAACTTTTGAGTCATCTTCACCTGAACATTGGCTTAACATCAATTATAGGGCAGATTTGCGAAATACCTTGATCCAGAACACCATCACATCTGACAAGACtggtaatgaaaataaagcctgGGAAGAGGGGACTGGAATTCTGTTTAGCCAAAAAGACAAAGAGACTCCTATTGCAACTCACAAATCTGAATGTAATGCCTTTAGTAATAACTTGGTCGTAAATGAAGATGCATGGTGGAAGCCAATATCAGATCAAGAGTGGCTGGAGATTTTCAAACCCCGAAGAGGAAATGGAAGTAAATGGCAGAGAAAAGAGTGCAACTCTTTCAAGACTTCAGAGGAGATGGAGAGTGCTAGTTCTAAAAG TGTAGAAAATGTGAATCTGAATTCTTTTCGCTTGGATTCTCCCTGCTGTTTGACTTCCACCCAGAAAGGAGACAGGCCTCAAAAATGTGGGAAGTTCTGTGATGCAGACTCTGCTCTGGATATTGGTAACCTTGCAGTGACTGAGCCAAGGAATAGATGCTGCAATCCTACCATCACCAAA GATGCCAGTTCCCCCATCAGTATTGGCTGA
- the DENR gene encoding density-regulated protein yields MATDVAEPVVPDCRGDIRSGPRSDADYPLRVLYCGVCSLPTEYCEYMPDVTKCRQWLEKNFPDEFAKLTVENSPKQEAGVGEGQGTAGEEEEKKKQKRGGRGQIKQKKKTVPQKVTIAKIPRAKKKYVTRVCGLATFEIDLKEAQRFFAQKFSCGASVTGEDEIIIQGDFTDDIIDVIQEKWPEVDDDSIEDLGEVKK; encoded by the exons ATGGCCACAGATGTAGCTGAGCCTGTGGTCCCTGACTGCAGAGGAGACATAAGGAGCGGTCCCAGGTCGGATGCCGACTACCCTCTTCGGGTCCTCTACTGCGGAG TCTGTTCATTGCCAACAGAG TACTGCGAATATATGCCTGATGTGACTAAATGCAGACAATGGTTAGAGAAGAATTTTCCAGATGAGTTTGCAAAACTTACAGTAG aaaattcaCCGAAGCAGGAAGCTGGGGTTGGAGAAGGCCAAGGAACtgcaggagaagaagaagagaagaagaagcaAAAGAGAG GTGGAAGAGGtcagataaaacagaaaaagaagactgTACCACAGAAAGTTACGATAGCTAAAATTCctagagcaaagaaaaaatatgtcaCAAGAGTATGTGGCCTTGCAACGTTCG AAATCGATCTTAAGGAAGCACAAAGGTTTTTTGCTCAGAAATTTTCCTGCGGTGCCTCGGTAACAGGAGAAGATGAAATCATCATTCAGGGCGATTTCACAGATGACATTATCGATGTAATCCAGGAGAAGTGGCCTGAG gtGGATGATGATAGCATTGAAGATCTTGGAGAAGTCAAGAAGTGA
- the GPN3 gene encoding GPN-loop GTPase 3, translating into MPRYAQLVMGPAGSGKSTYCSTMLQHCEALGRAVQVVNLDPAAEFFSYPVMADIRELIEVDDVMEDDSLRFGPNGGLVFCMEYFANNFNWLEESLGHVEDDYILFDCPGQIELYTHLPVMKQLVEQLQQWEFRVCGVFLVDSQFMVESFKFISGILAALSAMISLEIPQINIMTKMDLLSKKAKKEIEKYLDPDMYSMIEDSTNILKSKMFKKLTKSICGLIDDYGMVRFLPFDRSDEESINIVLQHIDTTIQYGEDLEFKEPKEYEEDKSALVDEYFQDHVNE; encoded by the exons ATGCCGCGCTACGCGCAGCTGGTGATGGGCCCGGCGGGCAGCGGCAAG AGCACGTACTGCTCCACCATGCTGCAGCACTGCGAGGCGCTGGGCCGCGCCGTGCAGGTGGTTAACCTGGATCCGGCCGCTGAGTTCTTCAGCTATCCCGTCATGGCAG ATATACGGGAGCTCATAGAGGTGGATGATGTTATGGAAGATGATTCCTTACGGTTCGGTCCCAACGGCGGCCTGGTGTTCTGCATGGAGTACTTTGCCAATAACTTCAACTGGCTGGAGGAGAGCCTCGGGCACGTGGAGGATGATTATATACTGTTTGACTGCCCAG GTCAGATCGAACTCTATACGCATTTGCCAGTGATGAAACAGCTGGTGGAACAGCTTCAGCAGTGGGAATTCCGTGTTTGTGGAGTGTTTCTTGTTGATTCTCAATTCATGGTGGAATCTTTTAAG TTTATATCTGGAATTCTGGCAGCACTCAGTGCAATGATCTCTTTAGAGATTCCACAGATTAACATCATGACTAAAATGGATTTGTTGAGCAAGAAAGCTaagaaggaaatagaaaa GTACTTAGATCCAGATATGTATTCTATGATTGAAGATTCTACTAATatattgaaaagcaaaatgtttaaaaaactgACTAAGTCCATATGTGGATTG ATTGATGACTATGGTATGGTTCGATTTCTGCCTTTTGATCGCTCCGATGAGGAAAGTATAAACATAGTTCTGCAGCACATAGACACTACCATTCAGTATGGAGAAGATCTTGAATTTAAAGAACCGAAG gAATATGAAGAAGATAAATCTGCACTTGTGGATGAGTATTTTCAAGATCATGTGAATGAGTAG
- the ARPC3 gene encoding actin-related protein 2/3 complex subunit 3, whose product MPAYHSTLMDSDTKLVGNMALLPIRSQFKGPAPRETKDTDIIDEAIYYFKANVFFKNYEIKNEADRTLIYITLYISECLKKLQKCNSKGQGEKEMYTLGITNFPIPGEPGFPLNAIYAKPTNKQEEEVMRAYLQQLRQETGLRLCEKVFDPQSDKPSKWWICFVKRQFMNKSLSGPGQ is encoded by the exons ATGCCG GCTTACCATTCAACTTTAATGGACTCAGATACCAAGCTAGTGGGTAACATGGCACTGTTACCCATCAGAAGCCAGTTCAAAGGCCCAGCACCTCGAGAAA ctaaagATACAGATATTATAGATGAAGCCATCTACTACTTCAAAGctaatgttttcttcaaaaattatgaaattaag AATGAGGCTGACAGAACACTGATCTACATAACTCTCTATATTTCTGAGTGCTTGAAAAAGCTGCAAAAG tgtaaCTCCAAAGGccaaggagagaaagagatgtACACACTAGGAATCACCAATTTCCCAATCCCTGGGGAACCTGGCTTTCCACTTAATGCCATTTATGCCAAACCTACCAACAAGCAGGAAGAAG AGGTGATGAGAGCCTActtgcagcagctcaggcaAGAAACTGGTCTTCGACTTTGTGAAAAAGTATTTGATCCTCAGAGTGACAAGCCTAGTAAG TGGTGGATCTGCTTTGTGAAGAGACAGTtcatgaacaagagcctgtcAGGACCTGGGCAGTGA
- the ANAPC7 gene encoding anaphase-promoting complex subunit 7: protein MSVVEHVREMASAGLHSNVRLLSGLLLTMSGNNPELFSPSQKYQLLVYHADSLFHDKEYRNAVSKYTMALQQKKALSKTSKVRPSTGNAASAPQSQCLPSEIEVKYKMAECYTMLKQDKDAIAILDGIPSRQRTPKINMMLANLYKKAGQERSSVTSYKEVLRQCPLALDAILGLLSLSVKGAEVASMTINIIQSIPNLDWLSVWIKAYAFVHTGDNTRAINTICSLEKKSLLRDNVDLLGSLADLYFRAGDNKNSILKFEQAQMLDPYLIKGMDVYGYLLAREGRLEDVENLGCRLFNISDQHAEPWVVSGCHSFYSKRYSRALYLGAKAIQLNSNSVQALLLKGAALRNMGRVQEAIIHFREAIRLAPCRLDCYEGLIECYLASNSIREAMVMANNVYKTLGANAQTLTLLATVCLEDPVTQEKAKTLLDKALTQRPDYIKAVVKKAELLSREQKYEDGIALLRNALANQSDCVLHRILGDFLVAVNEYQEAMDQYSIALSLDPNDQKSLEGMQKMEKEESPTDATQEEDVDDMEGSGEEGDLEGSDSEAAQWADQEQWFGMQ from the exons ATGAGCGTGGTGGAGCACGTACGGGAGATGGCCTCCGCCGGGCTCCACTCGAACGTGCGACTCCTCAGCGGGCTTCTCCTAACGATGAGCGGCAACAACCC GGAGCTGTTTTCACCATCTCAGAAGTACCAACTCCTCGTATACCACGCAGACTCTCTTTTCCACGATAAAGAATATAGAAATGCTGTAAGCAAGTATACGATGGCCTTGCAGCAGAAGAAGGCATTGAGTAAAACTTCAAAAGTAAGGCCTTCCACTGGGAATGCTGCATCAGCTCCCCAGAGCCAG tgtttacCATCTGAAAttgaagtaaaatataaaatggcTGAATGTTACACGATGCTGAAGCAAGATAAAGATGCCATTGCCATTCTGGATGGGATTCCTTCCAGACAGAGGACCCCAAAG ATAAATATGATGCTGGCAAATCTATACAAGAAAGCAGGTCAAGAACGCTCATCTGTTACGAGCTACAAGGAAGTACTGAGGCAGTGCCCGTTAGCACTTGATGCCATATTAG GTTTGCTCTCGCTGTCGGTGAAAGGTGCAGAAGTGGCTTCCATGACAATAAATATCATTCAGAGCATTCCAAACTTGGACTGGCTTTCAGTGTGGATCAAGGCATATGCTTTTGTGCATACTGGAGATAACACTAGAGCAATCAATACAATTTG cTCTTTAGAGAAAAAGTCATTGCTGAGGGATAATGTAGATCTACTGGGGAGCTTAGCAGACCTGTATTTCAGAGCTGGAGATAATAAAAACTCTATTCTAAAATTTGAACAAGCACAAATGCTGGATCCTTACCTAATAAAGG GAATGGATGTGTATGGTTATTTGTTGGCTCGGGAAGGCCGACTGGAGGATGTAGAAAACTTAGGCTGCCGTCTCTTCAATATTTCGGATCAGCACGCAGAACCCTGGGTGGTGTCTGG GTGTCATAGTTTTTATAGTAAACGATACTCCCGTGCCTTGTATTTAGGAGCCAAAGCTATCCAGCTTAATAGCAATAGCGttcaagctctgctgctgaaaggagCTGCCCTTAGGAACATGGGCCGAGTGCAGGAGGCAATCATACACTTCCGTGAAGCGATACGTCTTGCGCCTTGCAGGTTGGATTGCTATGAAG GTCTCATTGAATGTTACCTAGCATCTAACAGTATCCGGGAAGCTATGGTTATGGCAAATAACGTGTATAAAACTCTGGGAGCAAATGCACAGACACTCACTCTGTTGGCAACAGTCTGCCTTGAAGACCCGGTCacacaggagaaagcaaaaacGTTACTGGACAAAGCACTGACACAAAGACCTGATTACATTAAAGCTGTGgtaaagaaagcagagcttctTA GTAGAGAGCAGAAGTATGAAGATGGAATTGCTTTGCTGAGGAATGCACTGGCTAATCAGAGTGACTGTGTTCTGCATCGAATACTGGGAGACTTCCTTGTAGCTGTCAATGAGTACCAGGAAGCAATGGACCAGTACAGTATTGCCCTAAG CTTGGATCCAAATGATCAGAAGTCACTAGAAGGAatgcagaaaatggaaaaagaggaaagtcCAACAGATGCAACCCAGGAAGAAGATGTGGATGATATGGAGGGAAGTGGAGAAGAGGGGGACTTGGAAGGCAGTGACAGTGAGGCAGCCCAGTGGGCAGATCAGGAGCAGTGGTTTGGCATGCAGTGA